The Emcibacter nanhaiensis DNA window GGCGGGGATTAAATGGAACACGGTGCTGGGCGCGGAAGCGGACCAGAAATATATCACCTGTAACGCCGATGAAGGCGACAGCGGCACCTTTGCCGACCGCCTGCTGATGGAAGGCGACCCCTTCTGCCTGCTGGAAGGTATGGCCATCGCCGGGCTCGCCGTTGGCGCGACCAAAGGTTACATCTACCTGCGCAGCGAATATCCCCTGTGCCACGAAATCCTCAACGAGGCCCTCCAGGTGATGCGCGACGCCGGCTATCTGGGCGATAATATTAACGGATCCGGCAAGGCCTTTGACGTGGAAGTGCGCAAGGGCGCCGGCGCCTATATCTGCGGCGAGGAAACCAGCATGCTGGAAAGCCTTGAGGGCAAAAAGGGCATGGTCCGGGCCAAGCCGCCGCTGCCGGCGCTGGAAGGACTGTTCGGTAAACCGACTGTGGTCAACAATGTGATCACCCTGGCCTCCGTGCCGTGGATCCTGGCCAACGGCGGCAAGGCCTATGCGGATTTTGGAATGGGGCGTTCCCGTGGTACAATGACATTCCAGCTGGCGGGGAATATCCGCCAGGGCGGCCTGGTGGAAAAGGCCTTTGGCGTGACGCTGCGGGACCTGATGGAAGAGTTCGGCGGCGGCACCATCAGCGGCAGGCCCGCCCGCGCCGTTCAGGTGGGCGGACCGCTCGGCGCCTATCTGCCGGAACATCAGTTCGATCTGCCGATGGATTATGAATCCTTCAGTGCCGAAGGCGCCATGGTCGGCCACGGCGGCATTGTGGTGTTTGACGACACAGTGGATATGGCGCAACAGGCGCGCTTTGCCTTTGAATTCTGCGTGGCGGAATCCTGCGGCAAATGCACCCCCTGCCGGATCGGCTCGGTCCGCGGCATGGAAACCATGGACAAGGTCATCCGCGGTGAGCATGCGGAACAGAACCTGCAGCTGATTGAAGATTTATGTGAAGTGATGGAAGACGGGTCGCTGTGCGCGATGGGCGGTATGACGCCCTATCCGGTGAAATCAGCAATAAAATATTTCCCGGATGACTTCCGGTCACCCAAGACACAAGCCCAATAGATTAAACGGAGTGAGATAAGATGACTCTGATCAGGGACAAAGATTTCGGAACCCCGGCGCGCACCAGCGACAAGCAGGTGACGCTGGAAATTGACGGCCGCAGCGTGACCGTGCCGGAGGGCACCTCGGTCATTCGTGCGGCGGCGGAAGTGGGCATCAATATCCCCAAGCTTTGCGCCACCGACAAGCTGGAATCCTTCGGTTCCTGCCGCCTGTGTGTGGTCGAGGTGGAAGGCCGTCGCGGCCTGCCGTCAAGCTGTACCCTGCCGGCAGAAGACGGCATGAAGGTCACCACCGAAAATGACAAGCTGGCCCGGGTGCGCCGCGGGGTGATGGAGCTTTATATCTCCGACCACCCGCTGGACTGCCTGACCTGTTCCGCCAACGGCAACTGTGAACTGCAGGATATGGCCGGCCAGGTCGGCCTGCGGAATGTGCGCTATGGCTATGACGGGGAAAACCATCTCGAGGCTGAGAAGGACGAGAGCAACCCCTATTTCACCTTCGATCCCAGCAAATGTATCGTCTGTTCCCGTTGCGTGCGCGCCTGCGAGGAAGTGCAGGGCACCTTTGCCCTGACCATCGGAGGGCGCGGCTTTGACAGCCATGTTTCCGCCGGCG harbors:
- a CDS encoding formate dehydrogenase beta subunit, which produces MSDVTKIYIPLETTALSLGADEVAKAVFDESTDRDIELEMIRNGSRGLSWLEPLIEVETDKGRVAYGPVTPEQVKGLFEAGFLDGGDHALRLGLTEEIPYLKKQERLTFARVGLIDPLNLEDYRANGGLAGLEKALAMAPADIVREVTDSGLRGRGGAAFPAGIKWNTVLGAEADQKYITCNADEGDSGTFADRLLMEGDPFCLLEGMAIAGLAVGATKGYIYLRSEYPLCHEILNEALQVMRDAGYLGDNINGSGKAFDVEVRKGAGAYICGEETSMLESLEGKKGMVRAKPPLPALEGLFGKPTVVNNVITLASVPWILANGGKAYADFGMGRSRGTMTFQLAGNIRQGGLVEKAFGVTLRDLMEEFGGGTISGRPARAVQVGGPLGAYLPEHQFDLPMDYESFSAEGAMVGHGGIVVFDDTVDMAQQARFAFEFCVAESCGKCTPCRIGSVRGMETMDKVIRGEHAEQNLQLIEDLCEVMEDGSLCAMGGMTPYPVKSAIKYFPDDFRSPKTQAQ